Sequence from the Mytilus galloprovincialis chromosome 13, xbMytGall1.hap1.1, whole genome shotgun sequence genome:
atataaaacaaacaaaccaacACCCTACAGGTAAATGACCAAACATAGTTTCAGCCGACAGTATACAACGAAAACCACCGAATAAGAGATTCCTGACTACAGACAATCACTTACATACTGTGGCGTGTTTAGTTCGCCGTCGAATACCTACCAAAAAGTGTCAACCGGGCGAACAGCAAAACACTGGATGTGTCTCTCCTCCATAGCAACCACCTCGTGTCATTTAAAGTCATACACCAAATCTTGTTTGGGTGAATGGGATTAGTTTTACTATGTACTAATTTGCTTCATTGTTTTCCCTTCTAATCAATTGAATAATTGCAATTTAATGTATTAGTAAATTATCTTTTATATACAGGCAGTAATCACTTGTACAGAAACCCACACCACAGACTATACTAATTGGTAATACAAATCATATTTCTGTACAAAATGAATTTATTTCGTTTTCGGACAAGAGgttgcatttgaaaaaaaatagattcaaTTCATGCACAgcgaacaatttgttcaataacagaaaacaataacaatttcTTCACCGTTTGCAAAATCGACAAAATATATCTCTAAACCCTTCACCAAACTTTTTGTTCAAAGCACCGTAAATGACCGGATTCATACAACTATTGGAATAACCAATTAACAAGGTCCACATATGAAATTTATCTGACGCACCATTAGGACTAAATATGCCTATTAACATACTTATACAAAACGGTAACCAACACACTACAAACATAATAACAACAATGGCAAGAGCGAGAGCGAGACGTATTTCATCTGACCGGGCTTTGTCTGTCGCATGTCTAATGATTTTCTGCTGCTGTTTTGATTTTACAACTGAAAGTCTATTTGTATTGGAATTGACTGTTGAAACATCCACTTTTACATCGTCTATAGTAGATAAATTTTCCAATGTAACAGCTGTTCTTTTGTTGTGATTACGATTAGCGATGTACAGTAATGGTTTATCGGTGTGTGAAGATGACACTGTCGAAGGTTCCGGAAGGATTGAAGACGCCTGCGTCACAATGGTAGATTTCAAGCTTCCTCTATATTGATTGTTTGAAACACTTTTTGATTTAGCAGCTGCCACGCGAATCTTACTAGCGCGCACAGTTCGAAAGATAAGTATGTTACATATTGACATCACTGTGAATGGTATACCAAAACAACAACCTATCATGAAAAATGCATACGACGGCGCTTTTGCccaattacaaaaacaaaaatgttgcgCTGGAATGTACGAGTATTCGGCCCATCCAACAAGCGGTGGTAACGATAGCACTATAGAAACACTAACACAAcctgtaaaagaaaataaaaaaataccattaGTACCATGTATAATAAAAATAGCATTATTACCATAGCATAGTTTTGCATTCGGACGTAATAACAATAGGAATATTATACAAGGTGTAGTGTGTTAGGGTGTACATATGTGTGTCAGCTTTATTGTACGGtcttttaatgtataaaaaaggATAATTCATTTGATCATCCTAAATAATGATTTTCTAtatcccatgcatagattacctaagtCGTATTTTgcataacttttttgaattttgtgaCCTTATTGCTATTCAAGTTTTAACTTATAGgctttgtaactattttgatGTATTCGTCACTGgtacgaaacgcgcatctggcatatcaaatcataagcctggtacctttgataactattatgtacCCTGAAcataatatgaaaaattattggaTATAATAAAAAACGAATTTTGATTCCATATCAATAACATCTGTGCTGTATTCTAATAGTATCTCTGGTTGTTATTGAAGTTTTATTACAAATTGGTGTTTGCGGTTTGCAATTGTCTGAGTTTAATTTGGGCTGGTTTTCAATTTGTTATCTGCTTGCGTTGTGTTTGAGTTTTTTTGGGTCTTAGCTTTTTTCAAACATAGCGGTATAGAATCACACCACATCACGACAACTTAGTCTTCTTTCGCAAAgcaatggtttaaaaaaaatcagacaaacaCAAACGAAACGTGGTATTATTCTGAAACAATAGACACTCTCGCATTCATTTAACACGTATAAAGAATATAAAGTTGAACTCATAATATATAGTTATATTTACCAAGGGTTCAATAACATAGTGGAAAATTGCTTTTAGAACGATACTAGTTACTAGTGTAAGATATTATTACGGGTACATCAATCAACATACTATAATTCATAATTACAAGGGAAACTAATTTTTCATGCATACATATACTTCATAACATTATATcatttgatgtaaaaaaaaaaaaaaaaaaaaaaaatcatccatacTGTCCAAAACATCAATTACTCTTAGAACAATTTTTCAGGTTTTAGATATTATAGGTCTAAGACATGCTacactatacatgctatacacAAAATGCATTTTAATGTAACATGACTGTATTAACTCTCTCAATGAATGTTGGTTTTTTGTCTAGCCGATATGCCAAATTCACATGATAGTTGGTAAACACTTGCATCTTTTCCTTCAACCCTACATTCTAATCGGGGAAGATTATATCACCAAATGGTATTATCACAGTAAAAAAGCTACCCTTTTCAATCTTTGTATAATATTAgttattgatacattttttttgtttatcattgtatgttcaacagattatttttaaatttcagtcaAGTATATTTGACGGTCTTTGTTtcaaagttcctaaatattctttaacttttttttccaacattatgtttacttccgataattTCAATTTCAACGAGAATCAAATGACTTTTGTGTACTTTAAAAAAAGTACGCATGCAGagcaaatactcatatggtctggaacacgTCTATAAGTTCAATACTCTGATTCATAATTCAGAGCGTAGGTGACACATGTGtaatatataattaataaaaagtACATGTGCAATTTCACCACTGATTAGAATCGAAACCTTAACTGAAG
This genomic interval carries:
- the LOC143056998 gene encoding alpha-1B adrenergic receptor-like is translated as MYFEGIFLTIVCVSALIGNICMWIIICKANDLRTVTNAFILGLTTADLLVAAGNMPITILTIFFGEWSLSDNGCIVFGYSNMLTLVLSVMSLCNISINRYIMVCKPFYFKTVYTKRNAVIMICSCVSVSIVLSLPPLVGWAEYSYIPAQHFCFCNWAKAPSYAFFMIGCCFGIPFTVMSICNILIFRTVRASKIRVAAAKSKSVSNNQYRGSLKSTIVTQASSILPEPSTVSSSHTDKPLLYIANRNHNKRTAVTLENLSTIDDVKVDVSTVNSNTNRLSVVKSKQQQKIIRHATDKARSDEIRLALALAIVVIMFVVCWLPFCISMLIGIFSPNGASDKFHMWTLLIGYSNSCMNPVIYGALNKKFGEGFRDIFCRFCKR